One Castanea sativa cultivar Marrone di Chiusa Pesio chromosome 4, ASM4071231v1 DNA window includes the following coding sequences:
- the LOC142632199 gene encoding uncharacterized protein LOC142632199 isoform X1 has product MGPVQLFMDTDLDIKPHITAKVAPAAEKINSLKNSGGKGLICRNGGTKIGTQAILGNQSKATKFPEDLEVDIVGSTIKSDIGWTKSEDPDATDYSSSFADSTSDIENCSGLSEGEVESQFFGDNGLGSSFDTFRNTLQLRKKKLTNHWRNFIRPLMWRCKWTELRIKEMELQALKYARELAAYDQRKQPGFDQFTFEGLGSKSLPFSSQCFKKKTIKRRKRKRVEDTTDLTSYMSKHHLFSYLELKKSDPDGTVADDFGNPVITDQNDPCNDKFGISNDWSFFEFRDGDNFLEQVLWKIELVHSRVHKLKSQIDVVMSKNAARFSSSENLSLLAPGDAQTSSAHSPTFSAGNGDAISVGPIYSPTKHISEYDHGDLVMPESAISSYKEAIHVPDIIESTAGLLSAADVTLHQPQTGDSCEDIVDSVLVHTEAAEAERHTFKMIGNQATEMQQEPEIGEQESTNLPLIPKSEPPTVPLIPKSEPLIVPLIPKSEPLTVEKSVGSQEQSTLKTCLASDVNFPKNKRKRGERKAGSVGWSKRSSGEPDSQ; this is encoded by the exons ATGGGTCCTGTTCAACTATTCATGGACACTGACCTGGACATTAAACCTCACATAACAGCAAAAGTAGCACCCGCTGCGGAGAAGATTAATTCCCTTAAAAACTCAGGTGGGAAGGGTTTAATTTGCAGGAATGGAGGCACTAAAATTGGGACACAAGCTATTTTGGGTAATCAAAGTAAGGCTACAAAGTTCCCTGAGGATCTTGAGGTTGATATAGTTGGAAGTACAATTAAAAGTGACATTGGATGGACTAAAAGTGAGGATCCAGATGCAACTGATTATTCCAGCTCGTTTGCTGACTCTACATCTGATATAGAGAATTGTTCTGGATTGAGTGAAGGAGAAGTGGAATCGCAATTCTTTGGGGACAACGGTTTGGGTTCTTCATTTGATACATTTCGTAATACACTCCAATTGAG GAAGAAGAAATTGACAAATCATTGGAGGAACTTTATACGCCCTTTGATGTGGCGTTGCAAATGGACAGAATTGAGAATCAAGGAGATGGAGTTGCAAGCGTTAAAATATGCCAGAGAGCTTGCAGCATATGACCAGAGAAAACAACCGGGATTTGATCAGTTTACCTTTGAAGGATTGGGTTCAAAGTCATTGCCATTTTCTAGTCAATGCTtcaaaaaaaagacaataaagAGGAGGAAACGAAAGAGAGTTGAAGACACAACTGATTTAACATCATATATGTCAAAACATCATCTTTTCTCTTATCTTG AGCTTAAGAAGTCTGATCCAGATGGCACAGTGGCTGACGATTTTGGTAATCCAG TAATCACAGACCAAAATGACCCTTGCAATGACAAATTTGGCATTAGTAATGATTGGTCATTTTTTGAGTTTAGAGATGGTGATAATTTTTTGGAGCAAGTCCTTTGGAAAATTGAATTGGTGCACTCTCGGGTTCACAAGCTGAAGAGTCAGATTGATGTGGTCATGTCCAAAAATGCTGCTAGGTTTTCTTCCTCAGAGAATTTGAGCCTTCTAGCACCTGGTGATGCACAGACCAGCTCTGCTCATAGTCCTACATTCTCTGCTGGCAATGGAGACGCTATATCAGTGGGACCTATATATTCTCCAACTAAACATATATCAGAGTATGATCATGGAGATCTTGTTATGCCTGAAAGTGCCATTTCAAGTTATAAGGAGGCAATCCATGTTCCTGATATAATTGAAAGCACGGCTGGACTGTTGTCTGCTGCTGATGTCACCCTCCATCAGCCACAGACTGGAGATTCATGTGAAGAT ATTGTAGATAGTGTTCTGGTACATACTGAGGCAGCTGAAGCAGAAAGGCACACTTTCAAAATGATAGGTAACCAAGCCACTGAGATGCAACAGGAGCCAGAGATAGGCGAGCAAGAAAGCACCAATCTCCCTTTAATTCCAAAATCAGAACCTCCTACTGTCCCTTTAATTCCAAAATCAGAACCTCTTATCGTCCCTTTAATTCCAAAATCCGAACCTCTTACTGTAGAAAAATCTGTAGGGTCTCAGGAGCAATCAACTCTGAAAACTTGTTTAGCatcagatgttaattttcctaagaATAAGAGAAAGCGTGGGGAGCGCAAAGCTGGCTCAGTTGGTTGGAGCAAGAGATCCTCTGGCGAGCCTGATAGCCAGTGA
- the LOC142632199 gene encoding uncharacterized protein LOC142632199 isoform X2 codes for MGPVQLFMDTDLDIKPHITAKVAPAAEKINSLKNSGGKGLICRNGGTKIGTQAILGNQSKATKFPEDLEVDIVGSTIKSDIGWTKSEDPDATDYSSSFADSTSDIENCSGLSEGEVESQFFGDNGLGSSFDTFRNTLQLRKKKLTNHWRNFIRPLMWRCKWTELRIKEMELQALKYARELAAYDQRKQPGFDQFTFEGLGSKSLPFSSQCFKKKTIKRRKRKRVEDTTDLTSYMSKHHLFSYLELKKSDPDGTVADDFGNPVITDQNDPCNDKFGISNDWSFFEFRDGDNFLEQVLWKIELVHSRVHKLKSQIDVVMSKNAARFSSSENLSLLAPGDAQTSSAHSPTFSAGNGDAISVGPIYSPTKHISEYDHGDLVMPESAISSYKEAIHVPDIIESTAGLLSAADVTLHQPQTGDSCEDVLRSYCTLSCSWKTPAQEVCCTVFCYKWSIARLSKSGSYVGFWEVGGIVDWIVNRKILHYLRKNKKYILIC; via the exons ATGGGTCCTGTTCAACTATTCATGGACACTGACCTGGACATTAAACCTCACATAACAGCAAAAGTAGCACCCGCTGCGGAGAAGATTAATTCCCTTAAAAACTCAGGTGGGAAGGGTTTAATTTGCAGGAATGGAGGCACTAAAATTGGGACACAAGCTATTTTGGGTAATCAAAGTAAGGCTACAAAGTTCCCTGAGGATCTTGAGGTTGATATAGTTGGAAGTACAATTAAAAGTGACATTGGATGGACTAAAAGTGAGGATCCAGATGCAACTGATTATTCCAGCTCGTTTGCTGACTCTACATCTGATATAGAGAATTGTTCTGGATTGAGTGAAGGAGAAGTGGAATCGCAATTCTTTGGGGACAACGGTTTGGGTTCTTCATTTGATACATTTCGTAATACACTCCAATTGAG GAAGAAGAAATTGACAAATCATTGGAGGAACTTTATACGCCCTTTGATGTGGCGTTGCAAATGGACAGAATTGAGAATCAAGGAGATGGAGTTGCAAGCGTTAAAATATGCCAGAGAGCTTGCAGCATATGACCAGAGAAAACAACCGGGATTTGATCAGTTTACCTTTGAAGGATTGGGTTCAAAGTCATTGCCATTTTCTAGTCAATGCTtcaaaaaaaagacaataaagAGGAGGAAACGAAAGAGAGTTGAAGACACAACTGATTTAACATCATATATGTCAAAACATCATCTTTTCTCTTATCTTG AGCTTAAGAAGTCTGATCCAGATGGCACAGTGGCTGACGATTTTGGTAATCCAG TAATCACAGACCAAAATGACCCTTGCAATGACAAATTTGGCATTAGTAATGATTGGTCATTTTTTGAGTTTAGAGATGGTGATAATTTTTTGGAGCAAGTCCTTTGGAAAATTGAATTGGTGCACTCTCGGGTTCACAAGCTGAAGAGTCAGATTGATGTGGTCATGTCCAAAAATGCTGCTAGGTTTTCTTCCTCAGAGAATTTGAGCCTTCTAGCACCTGGTGATGCACAGACCAGCTCTGCTCATAGTCCTACATTCTCTGCTGGCAATGGAGACGCTATATCAGTGGGACCTATATATTCTCCAACTAAACATATATCAGAGTATGATCATGGAGATCTTGTTATGCCTGAAAGTGCCATTTCAAGTTATAAGGAGGCAATCCATGTTCCTGATATAATTGAAAGCACGGCTGGACTGTTGTCTGCTGCTGATGTCACCCTCCATCAGCCACAGACTGGAGATTCATGTGAAGAT GTACTTAGGTCCTACTGCACTTTGTCATGCTCCTGGAAAACGCCAGCTCAAGAAGTATGTTGCACTGTATTCTGCTATAAATGGTCCATtgcaaggttgtcaaaatcgggatcctatgTAGGATTTTGGGAGGTAGGTGGGATCGTGGATTGGATCGTGAATCGTAAGATCttacattatttgagaaaaaacaaaaaatacatattaatatgttaa